A stretch of DNA from Gottschalkia acidurici 9a:
TTTTAAAACAAAAGTTTTTTCAATCTATAGAGACAAAGATATTATAAGTTCAATTATACGTTTAGGTACGTCATCTCTTATTATGATTATAATGAACTTAGTTCAAGCAGTTATTGTTTTTAATGCGCTAGCTAAATATGGTACAGTTGCAGATATAGCATTTTATGGCGCAGTATATCGTATATTCACATTTTTACTAACACCTATATTTGGACTAATGCGCGCATTACAACCAGTAGCCGGTATTAACTATGGATCAGAGCAATACGAGCGTGTTATTAGTTCTTTTAAAACTTTTATAGTTGCATCTACAATATTAACATTACCATTTTGGATTATTTCTATGTTATCTCCAAATTCTATTTTAGGACTAATGCTACCAGATCAAATATTCTCGGGAACTCAATTAATGTGTTTTAGAATTTATATGGCGATACTTCCATTATTATCAACAATTTTTATGGCAATGACATTTTTCCCTGCTATAGATAGAGGAAGACCATCAGCTATAATAGGGATTGTAAGACAGCTAGTTTTCTATGTACCAGTAATGATAATTTTGCCTAAAATGATAGGGGTTCTAGGTATATATTATGGAACATTTGGAATAGACGTAGTTATTGTAATGGGAACTATTATTATGGTTAAAAAAGAATTTAACGCATTAAGATCAAAGCAAGCATATTAAACTTTAAGATTATAGTAAATAATAAAGGAGTAATAAGTTATTTATTATAATTAATAGTATATAGTGTAGATAATAAGACTTCTTGAAGTGGTGCTACTTTCAGTATTAATAGTAGCAGTTTCAGGGAGTCTTTATTTTTATATAAACTTTTATAATATAGTAGCAATTAGTAGAATAACTTGACAGTATAAATATCATATGCATATAATGGTACCAACTAGGCAACGTTACACCATAAATGTATTATAGTTACAATAGATAGATTTTTATATGATTTTAAGTACTATACAAATCATTTTTTAAATGTACTTAATAATATACATAAGTAATAAAGTTGTTAAATAGAGAAAGGAGGATAAATTATTATGAGAACTCGTAAACTCTTAGTAATAGCAATAGCATGTGTTTTGGTGTTTATGATAGGAGGCTGTGACTCAGATCAATTAAAAGCAGAGTTAACTAATAGCAAACTATCTAATTCTATTCTACATCAAACATTTAATTATGAAGAAGCTACAGAAGCAGAAGTGTTATCAATATTTAATACAGTAGGAGATATAAAAATATCACGATCTGAAAGTGATAAAGTTATTGTGATCGCTCAACTAGAACAAACAAAAGAACTTAAGGATATAGATAAAAAGCTTGAAAACCTTGTAATCCAACCACAAATTCGTAATGGTGTAATTTACTTTGAACCTCTCTACAATAAAGATACAAGTCGCAATTATTGGGAATGGATTTCATCTGAGTTAAATGGTAACGGTATAAATATTAATTTTGATATTCAAATACCAGATACAATTAAAGAACTTCGTGTTTACAACGAGATTGGTGATATAGAGTTAAACAATATTTCTTCAAAAATATATGCTCAAACAAATATCGGAAGCATTGTAGGCACTGATCTGAATCCATTAGATACAGCAACTTTTATAAGTAACATTCCAAAGTTACAAAATGAAGGAATAAATATAAGTTTATCGAGCATTGATAACGTTAATTCAATCATAACGGCAACTACTCTTAATGATATAACTATTAACCTACCAAAAGAGTCAAATTACAGTCATATAGAAAACGACGATATCGCTACTGAATATCCTTATGAAATATCTACAAATAGTAACGTAAATTATATTAGAAAGAAGAGTCTTGAAAAATTAAATAACTTAAATAACAAACGAAACAATACAGTTATAACCACTCATGTAAGTGATGATCTTTTGAGAGAAGTATACATTAATATAGAAGGAGATAATAAAAACGTATAATATCTTATTTTCATATAGTTAAAACTGTAAGATAAAGTTTAATTAGAAGTTACCAAGTATAGAATCGTTAATAAGAACACTTGAAGTCATAAGTAATAATTATTATTACTTATGACTTCTTTTGTATTTACCAGGTTTATATATTTTAATGTAAAATAACTATTAGAATATCTAATGTCAGTTTTATTCCCAGCGGAAAAAACGTATAGAAACACTTACGCAAACAACCATAATTGATACCATTATAATGATTGAAGATAAGGAGGCATGGATTGGTAAACCCAAAGAAGTAGCTTTGAGTAGCTTAATTCCTTGTGTCAAAGGTAATATATCTGATATCCTTTGAAGTGATGTGGGCATAATTTCATAAGGCAACGTAGCACCTGAAAAAATAAGCATTGGAAAGTATAGTACACAACACAATAGGTTAGCTATTTTAATATTAGATGCAACTCCTGCGACCATCATTCCTATACTGTAGATTGATATCATTACCAAAAAATAAGCTCCAATAAATGAAAGCCATGAACCATACATTTGATAATTGAAGAAAATAACAGCCACTATATAGACAAGAACTAAGGAAACTATAGACATAAGTGCATTAATTGCAACCTGAACAATCAAAAGTAAAGCTGGGCTTATTGGTGTTACCTTAAAACGCTTGAGTATTTTTTTATGCCTATAATCTGAGATTACTAGGGGAAGTCCCATAACTCCTGCAGCACATATTCCAATAGACACTACTGCACCGAATGACTGAGCTAAAAAATGTATATTTAGCTCCATCAAAAGCCAACTTGTTCCCATAAATAATTCCGAGAATTATCATTATCACAATTGGCATACAAACCGCGAAGATGACCATATCCATGTTACGTATAGATAGCTTCAATTCAGTTTTAAACAATGTGTTAAATGCTTTCATTCTCTTTATCCTCCTCTTCCGTGTACCAAAGGTAAGCATCCTCAAAACTCTCGAAAGGACTATCTGTAATTGCTTCCTGTACTGTTCCTGAAAATATAATTTTTCCGTCTCTTAGAATACTGATTTTGTCACATAAAGCTTCTATCTCATCCATAAAATGAGATGTTAAGAATATAGTTAAACCTTTATCTTTTAGATCAGAAAGGCATTTCCATACATCTCGCCTTGCTTTAGCATCTAGTCCTGTAGTTAACTCATCTAAAAACACAACATCAGGAT
This window harbors:
- a CDS encoding ABC transporter permease encodes the protein MELNIHFLAQSFGAVVSIGICAAGVMGLPLVISDYRHKKILKRFKVTPISPALLLIVQVAINALMSIVSLVLVYIVAVIFFNYQMYGSWLSFIGAYFLVMISIYSIGMMVAGVASNIKIANLLCCVLYFPMLIFSGATLPYEIMPTSLQRISDILPLTQGIKLLKATSLGLPIHASLSSIIIMVSIMVVCVSVSIRFFRWE